A region from the Bradyrhizobium erythrophlei genome encodes:
- a CDS encoding carbohydrate ABC transporter permease has translation MTGERWSKTFSLALIGVASFASLLPIVLAVMNALKTTAEISGNPLAPPTRPHWENFTSAWQNAALGPSLLHSAEVASLTILMVCATAAPCAYVLARQQGRGWRILTFYFMASITVPVQLYLYPLYFMYAKLGMVNSIPAVALIYTAMFSPFAIFLLRTYVLSIPFALEEAAQVDGATPWQMFFHVILPMMRPGLLTVAIIVGLNAWNEFVIAVTFLQNDSNITAIVKFYNLTGQYSTDWGEMLAAAITIVLPVVLVFVFLQRRFIDGMTAGAVKS, from the coding sequence ATGACCGGGGAACGCTGGAGCAAGACGTTCAGCCTCGCGCTGATCGGCGTCGCATCGTTCGCTTCGCTGCTGCCGATCGTGCTTGCGGTGATGAATGCGCTGAAGACCACCGCCGAGATCAGCGGCAATCCGTTGGCACCGCCCACCCGGCCTCACTGGGAGAATTTCACCTCGGCGTGGCAGAACGCGGCCCTCGGTCCAAGCCTTCTTCACAGCGCCGAAGTCGCATCGCTGACGATCCTGATGGTCTGCGCCACGGCTGCGCCCTGCGCCTATGTGCTGGCGCGTCAGCAGGGCCGCGGCTGGCGCATCCTGACCTTCTATTTCATGGCATCGATCACGGTGCCCGTTCAGCTCTATCTGTACCCGCTCTACTTCATGTATGCGAAGCTCGGGATGGTGAACTCGATTCCCGCCGTGGCCCTGATCTATACCGCGATGTTCTCGCCGTTCGCGATCTTCCTGTTGCGGACCTACGTGCTTTCGATTCCGTTCGCGCTCGAGGAAGCCGCCCAGGTCGACGGCGCCACGCCCTGGCAGATGTTCTTCCATGTCATCCTGCCGATGATGCGGCCGGGATTGCTGACGGTGGCCATCATCGTCGGACTGAACGCCTGGAACGAATTCGTGATCGCGGTCACCTTCCTGCAGAACGACAGCAACATCACCGCGATCGTGAAATTCTATAATCTGACGGGCCAGTATTCCACCGACTGGGGTGAAATGCTCGCGGCCGCGATAACCATCGTGCTGCCCGTGGTACTGGTCTTCGTGTTCCTGCAGCGCCGGTTCATCGACGGCATGACCGCCGGCGCGGTGAAATCGTAA
- a CDS encoding TetR/AcrR family transcriptional regulator: MRYEKGHKDLTRRRIIEVASKQFREQGVAAVGLAGIMSDAGLTNGAFYAHFDSKEDLVREVLSHAGFRNKLSRAAEKGTGLSGAIRDYLSPNHRDNPGQGCPTSALVAEIARHPKATRDAFTGKVGDVIALIAAGLEQGNDAERRRKAVAIYAVMVGALQLARAVNDKWLSQEILQSGADEAIALASQIGKKE, translated from the coding sequence ATGCGGTACGAAAAGGGACACAAGGATCTGACCCGCCGGCGCATCATCGAGGTGGCGTCGAAGCAGTTTCGCGAGCAGGGCGTTGCCGCCGTCGGGCTGGCCGGCATCATGTCGGATGCGGGCCTGACCAACGGCGCATTTTATGCGCATTTCGATTCCAAGGAGGATCTGGTTCGCGAGGTGCTTTCCCATGCCGGCTTCCGCAACAAATTGTCGCGGGCGGCGGAAAAAGGCACCGGCCTTTCAGGGGCGATCCGCGATTACCTCTCGCCAAACCATCGCGACAATCCCGGGCAGGGCTGTCCGACGTCGGCGCTGGTCGCCGAAATCGCCCGCCACCCGAAGGCGACCCGCGATGCCTTCACCGGCAAGGTCGGCGATGTCATCGCACTGATCGCGGCCGGGCTGGAGCAGGGCAACGACGCCGAACGTCGGCGAAAGGCGGTCGCGATCTACGCCGTGATGGTGGGCGCGCTGCAGCTGGCCCGAGCCGTCAACGACAAGTGGCTGTCCCAGGAGATTTTGCAGAGCGGCGCCGACGAGGCTATCGCGCTTGCCAGTCAGATCGGGAAAAAGGAATAG
- a CDS encoding MATE family efflux transporter, with protein MSLQTPTPTGEAYADDLELIPAASETAADRPAAVARPTAPTAPAKAIETRSSILTGPVLPTLLRLALPTMTVLIAQTAVNIAEAYYVGFLGTDALAGVALVFPVFMLMTMMSNGGLGSGVASAVARATGAGRKDDANALLLHAMVLAVIVGAIFTIGTHWGGPALYRTLGGREGALDAAVKYSNYLFAGAIPVWIVNFQAAALRGSGNVRVPAMVTLIGAMVLIPFSPLLIFGFGPVPKLGIAGAGIAFALYYVAAMLVLLRYMMTGRAGLTLKLAPLQGRLFKDILKVGLPTAISTTLTNLTVILVTGAVGLFGTNALAAYGIASRLDYIMIPILFGLCTAVLTMVGVNMGAGQTARAKHIAWASSLVGAGVAGTIGVIVAIFPMLWLHLFSHDPHVLGPGAVYLRIVAPSYAALGFGFVIAFAAQGAGHVLWPFVGAASRLVFAAGGGWLAVSYFGGGMTALAAMVCASLVSYALICLIVMGSKTVWRSQKA; from the coding sequence ATGAGCCTGCAAACCCCCACGCCAACAGGCGAAGCCTATGCGGACGATCTAGAGCTGATCCCGGCGGCTTCCGAAACTGCCGCCGACAGGCCGGCAGCGGTCGCAAGGCCCACCGCCCCGACGGCGCCGGCCAAGGCGATCGAGACGCGCTCCAGCATTTTGACCGGACCGGTGCTGCCGACCCTGCTCCGGCTGGCGCTGCCGACCATGACGGTGCTGATCGCGCAGACCGCGGTGAACATTGCCGAGGCCTATTATGTCGGCTTTCTCGGCACCGATGCGCTCGCCGGCGTCGCGCTGGTGTTTCCGGTGTTCATGCTGATGACGATGATGTCGAATGGCGGACTGGGCAGCGGCGTCGCTTCGGCGGTGGCGCGGGCGACCGGCGCCGGCCGCAAGGACGACGCGAATGCGCTGCTGCTGCATGCGATGGTGCTGGCGGTCATCGTCGGCGCGATCTTCACCATCGGCACCCATTGGGGCGGCCCGGCGCTGTACCGGACCCTCGGCGGCCGCGAAGGCGCCCTCGACGCCGCCGTAAAATATTCCAATTATCTGTTTGCCGGCGCGATCCCGGTGTGGATCGTCAATTTTCAGGCGGCGGCGCTGCGCGGCTCGGGCAATGTCCGGGTGCCGGCGATGGTGACGCTGATCGGCGCCATGGTGCTGATCCCCTTTTCGCCGCTGCTGATTTTCGGCTTTGGACCGGTCCCAAAACTCGGCATCGCCGGCGCCGGCATCGCGTTCGCGCTCTATTATGTCGCCGCCATGCTGGTGCTCTTGCGCTACATGATGACCGGGCGCGCCGGCCTCACTCTGAAGCTCGCCCCGCTGCAGGGGCGGCTGTTCAAGGACATCCTGAAGGTCGGCCTGCCGACGGCGATCTCAACGACGCTGACCAATCTGACGGTGATCCTGGTGACCGGCGCGGTCGGGCTGTTCGGCACCAATGCGCTCGCCGCCTACGGCATCGCCTCGCGGCTCGACTACATCATGATCCCGATCCTGTTCGGGCTCTGCACCGCGGTGCTGACCATGGTCGGCGTCAACATGGGCGCCGGCCAGACCGCCCGCGCCAAGCATATCGCATGGGCCTCGAGTTTGGTGGGCGCCGGCGTCGCCGGCACCATCGGCGTGATCGTCGCGATCTTTCCGATGCTGTGGCTGCATCTGTTCAGCCACGATCCGCACGTGCTCGGTCCCGGCGCCGTCTATCTTCGGATCGTGGCGCCGTCCTATGCCGCGCTGGGCTTTGGCTTCGTGATCGCGTTCGCGGCGCAAGGCGCGGGCCACGTGCTGTGGCCGTTCGTCGGCGCGGCTTCGCGGCTCGTATTCGCCGCCGGCGGCGGCTGGCTCGCGGTCAGCTATTTCGGCGGCGGCATGACGGCGCTGGCGGCCATGGTATGCGCCTCGCTGGTGTCCTACGCGCTGATCTGCCTGATCGTGATGGGTTCCAAAACCGTCTGGCGTAGTCAAAAAGCATAG
- a CDS encoding carbohydrate ABC transporter permease — protein MWLFALPALLINVFIILIPATLTFAAAFVVWDGVGTPVWAGLANFQHMVDDPVFWSALTNNFIWTAIFLTVPVCIALVMAAALLMAPASRVVVQIIIFLPRILAVAVTGRIFQGMIFSPATGVVAWLNERGFSISDPLADPDRSLYAVAAVDIWHWWGFLAVVFLAAMRQISIDQIEAARLDGAGFFTLLRYVLLPGIRPTLALMLILTVIWSFQVFEFIFIVTRGGPAYGSEVLATLAYRHAFFEGDVGQAAAVACVMSLFGLCATAAYLRLQTSESSRST, from the coding sequence ATGTGGCTGTTCGCGCTTCCGGCGCTTCTGATCAACGTCTTCATCATTCTGATCCCGGCCACGCTGACCTTCGCCGCGGCGTTCGTCGTGTGGGACGGCGTCGGCACGCCGGTGTGGGCGGGGCTGGCGAACTTCCAGCACATGGTCGACGATCCCGTGTTCTGGTCGGCGCTGACGAATAATTTCATCTGGACCGCGATCTTCCTGACGGTGCCGGTCTGCATCGCGCTGGTGATGGCCGCGGCGCTGCTGATGGCGCCGGCCTCGCGCGTCGTCGTGCAGATCATCATCTTTCTGCCGCGGATCCTCGCGGTCGCGGTGACCGGGCGGATTTTTCAGGGCATGATCTTCAGCCCGGCGACCGGCGTCGTTGCCTGGCTGAACGAGCGCGGATTTTCGATCTCCGATCCGCTGGCCGACCCCGATCGCTCGCTGTATGCGGTCGCCGCCGTCGACATATGGCACTGGTGGGGTTTTCTCGCGGTGGTGTTCCTGGCCGCGATGCGCCAGATCAGCATCGATCAGATCGAGGCGGCGCGGCTGGACGGCGCGGGCTTCTTCACCCTGCTGCGCTACGTGCTGCTGCCGGGTATTCGCCCGACACTGGCGCTGATGCTGATCCTGACCGTGATCTGGTCGTTTCAGGTGTTCGAATTCATTTTCATCGTCACGCGCGGCGGCCCGGCCTATGGCTCAGAGGTGCTCGCGACGCTGGCCTATCGCCACGCCTTCTTCGAAGGTGATGTCGGGCAGGCCGCAGCGGTTGCATGCGTCATGAGCCTGTTCGGCCTGTGCGCAACAGCCGCCTACCTCCGGCTTCAGACGAGCGAGAGCTCGCGCTCGACATGA
- a CDS encoding LacI family DNA-binding transcriptional regulator, with amino-acid sequence MKASTTRRPRGGGRGKRAPVRPTQKDIAAAAGVSQAAVSLVLNKAETPSVPAATRERILKLAGELGYQPNHPARMFRSARTMALACVIPDITNPFYPGLVRGLQSVAAPAGYDVLIFDTDGTPEGEARAVNWLLQGRADGVVATFFHLRIPELTMLARTGIPLVRLESQHKAEGPLPIDSVYIDNMEAAASMTRFLIARGHRRIAMILAEFGPGKRRALGYTTVMREAGLAPEFVTDRAYSEESGARAMQSLLATKRDRPTAVFGASDVLALGAMEAARSAGLAVPDDIAIVGFDDIPAARLLGLTTVRQPEFDLGALAAKTLVKRLQPGGLEAPGKSHELKFEIIKRMSA; translated from the coding sequence ATGAAGGCGTCAACAACAAGGAGACCGCGGGGAGGCGGGCGCGGCAAGCGCGCGCCGGTACGCCCAACGCAGAAGGACATCGCCGCCGCCGCCGGCGTTTCGCAGGCAGCAGTTTCGCTGGTGCTCAACAAGGCGGAAACGCCGTCCGTTCCAGCGGCGACACGCGAGCGAATTCTCAAACTGGCGGGAGAACTCGGCTATCAGCCGAACCATCCGGCCAGGATGTTTCGCAGCGCCCGCACCATGGCGCTGGCCTGCGTCATCCCCGATATCACCAACCCGTTTTATCCCGGCCTCGTCCGGGGCCTGCAGTCGGTCGCCGCGCCCGCGGGCTACGACGTGCTGATCTTCGATACCGACGGCACGCCCGAAGGCGAGGCACGGGCGGTCAACTGGCTGCTTCAGGGCCGTGCCGACGGCGTCGTCGCCACCTTCTTTCATCTGCGCATTCCGGAATTGACGATGCTGGCGCGCACGGGGATTCCGCTCGTCCGCCTGGAGAGCCAGCACAAAGCGGAAGGGCCGCTGCCGATCGACAGCGTCTACATCGACAATATGGAAGCCGCCGCATCGATGACGCGATTTCTGATCGCGCGCGGCCATCGGCGCATTGCGATGATCCTGGCCGAGTTCGGCCCCGGCAAGCGGCGCGCGCTGGGCTACACGACCGTGATGCGTGAGGCAGGGCTGGCGCCGGAATTCGTCACCGACCGTGCCTATTCGGAGGAATCCGGCGCCCGCGCCATGCAGAGCCTGCTTGCGACGAAGCGTGACCGCCCCACCGCCGTATTCGGCGCCAGCGATGTGCTGGCGCTGGGAGCGATGGAAGCCGCACGGAGCGCCGGGCTTGCCGTCCCGGACGATATCGCCATCGTGGGGTTCGACGACATCCCGGCCGCGAGGCTGCTCGGCCTGACCACCGTGCGTCAGCCGGAATTCGATCTGGGGGCGCTCGCCGCCAAGACGCTCGTCAAGCGGCTGCAGCCGGGCGGGCTGGAAGCCCCCGGCAAAAGCCACGAACTCAAATTTGAAATCATCAAGCGGATGTCGGCCTGA
- a CDS encoding ADP-ribosylglycohydrolase family protein translates to MPAIPNDYSERVYAGVLGKLIGVYLGRPFEGWTYERIMEELGPINFYVNERHDVALRSHHLVVTDDDVSGTFAFPRALADHGFPKRLTSEQVGNTWLNYLVEDRSILWWGGIGNSTEHTAYLRLKSGVPAPRSGSSELNGKTVAEQIGAQIFIDGWAMVSPGNPDQAVWLAEQAARVSHDGEAVHAAKLLAAMEAQAFVERDVQKLLDVGLGFVPRDALIRRVVEDVREWHAGDNGHDWERTRALIAQRYGYDKFPGNCHVIPNHALVILATLYGEGSFQEAMRIANTAGWDTDCNAGNVGCLFGIRTGLAGLDAGPDFRAPIADRMYISSADGGGSITDAVIEAQSLIGSGYTLAEAPPPAPAKNGARFNFNFPGSLQGFCSKAGSPAELHQVEIRNVPGHSRTGERSLAIGYRRLAPGRVARVATPTFFDKDVFTMPIYQLLACPTLYSGQTVECRLEADGSSGTVAVRLYASVYDERDELKQIYGETREIVPGGQAVLTWRVPDTGGYPVFGIGLQIEARDPLGVDGTIYLDYLTWHGAPEMVLKRPDNNLSTMWKHAWVNNVSQFQTRWEGLRITSGESTGFIAQGTRDWKDYRATSEIVPLLADQWGLAARLQGCERYYALMFDRTDGGRVRLIKKIHDETILATDRFAWQFDQKYEVALQVDGDKIEAYVAGKKLFAVRDTGELLLSGGGVGLIVDTGSISTQAVHVTAPISAS, encoded by the coding sequence GTGCCAGCGATTCCCAACGACTATTCCGAACGTGTCTACGCCGGTGTGCTCGGCAAACTGATCGGCGTCTATCTGGGGCGGCCTTTCGAAGGCTGGACCTATGAACGCATCATGGAAGAACTGGGGCCCATTAATTTTTACGTCAATGAGCGCCATGACGTGGCCCTTCGCTCCCACCATCTCGTCGTGACCGACGACGACGTTTCCGGCACCTTCGCCTTTCCGCGCGCGCTGGCCGATCACGGTTTCCCGAAGCGCCTGACCTCGGAGCAGGTCGGAAATACCTGGCTGAATTATCTCGTCGAGGACCGCTCGATCCTGTGGTGGGGCGGGATCGGCAATTCCACCGAACACACCGCCTATCTGCGGCTGAAGTCCGGGGTGCCGGCGCCGCGCAGCGGGTCGAGCGAATTGAACGGCAAGACCGTCGCCGAGCAGATCGGCGCGCAGATTTTCATCGATGGATGGGCGATGGTCAGCCCGGGAAATCCCGACCAGGCAGTCTGGCTTGCCGAGCAGGCCGCGCGCGTCAGCCATGACGGTGAGGCCGTCCATGCGGCGAAGCTGCTGGCGGCGATGGAAGCGCAGGCCTTTGTCGAGCGTGACGTTCAGAAGCTGCTGGATGTCGGGCTGGGATTTGTGCCCAGGGATGCCCTGATCAGGCGCGTCGTCGAGGACGTGCGCGAATGGCACGCCGGCGACAACGGCCACGATTGGGAGCGCACGCGAGCTTTGATCGCGCAGCGATACGGCTACGACAAATTCCCGGGCAATTGCCACGTCATTCCCAACCACGCGCTGGTCATTCTCGCCACGCTTTACGGCGAGGGGAGTTTTCAGGAAGCGATGCGCATCGCCAACACCGCGGGCTGGGACACCGACTGCAACGCCGGCAATGTCGGATGCCTGTTCGGCATCAGGACCGGGCTCGCCGGCCTCGACGCCGGACCGGATTTCCGCGCCCCCATCGCCGACCGCATGTACATCTCCTCGGCGGATGGCGGCGGATCGATCACCGACGCCGTGATCGAGGCGCAGTCATTGATCGGCTCGGGCTACACGCTGGCGGAAGCGCCGCCGCCCGCGCCTGCCAAGAACGGCGCGCGTTTCAATTTCAATTTTCCCGGCAGCCTGCAGGGATTTTGTTCGAAGGCTGGATCGCCAGCGGAGCTTCATCAGGTCGAGATCAGGAATGTCCCTGGTCACAGCCGGACCGGGGAACGCAGCCTGGCGATCGGCTACCGGCGGCTGGCGCCGGGCCGGGTCGCGCGCGTCGCGACGCCGACGTTCTTCGACAAGGACGTCTTCACGATGCCGATCTATCAGCTCCTGGCATGCCCAACGCTGTATTCGGGCCAGACCGTCGAATGCCGGCTGGAAGCCGATGGCAGCAGTGGCACTGTCGCGGTGCGGCTCTACGCCAGCGTCTACGACGAACGCGACGAACTGAAGCAGATCTACGGCGAAACTCGCGAGATCGTACCCGGAGGTCAAGCCGTTCTGACCTGGCGCGTGCCCGATACCGGCGGATATCCGGTTTTCGGGATCGGACTCCAGATCGAGGCGCGCGACCCGCTGGGTGTCGATGGCACCATCTATCTGGATTATCTGACATGGCACGGCGCGCCCGAGATGGTTCTCAAGCGGCCCGACAACAATCTCAGCACGATGTGGAAGCACGCCTGGGTCAATAATGTCAGCCAGTTTCAAACCCGTTGGGAAGGGCTTCGTATCACCAGCGGCGAGAGCACGGGCTTCATCGCGCAAGGCACGCGCGACTGGAAAGACTATCGCGCGACGTCGGAAATCGTGCCCTTGCTCGCGGATCAATGGGGCCTTGCGGCGCGCCTGCAGGGCTGCGAGCGCTACTATGCGCTGATGTTCGACCGGACCGACGGCGGCCGCGTCAGGCTGATCAAGAAGATCCACGACGAGACCATTCTGGCCACCGATCGCTTCGCCTGGCAATTCGACCAGAAATATGAAGTCGCATTGCAGGTCGACGGCGACAAGATCGAAGCCTATGTCGCGGGCAAGAAACTATTCGCTGTCCGGGACACGGGCGAACTTTTGCTGTCGGGTGGCGGCGTCGGGCTGATCGTGGACACAGGATCCATCTCGACGCAGGCCGTTCACGTCACCGCGCCGATATCGGCCTCATGA
- a CDS encoding ester cyclase has product MSQDNKNVVTRWFKEFWGNPWNSRIVNELATSDIFVHYPMHEPKKGRAAVTNFMTEFRNAFPDLNFRGVGDLIAERDYVVGRWEGGGTHTGPAFSDFRMGSLPAASGRKMKFAGTTVLRLEQGRIAEELGQEDALSAMLQLGLIRMPEPDVPPARPGGALPPGWNNLSGFPKAAG; this is encoded by the coding sequence ATGTCACAGGATAACAAGAATGTCGTAACCCGGTGGTTCAAGGAATTTTGGGGAAATCCCTGGAATTCGAGAATCGTAAACGAACTCGCCACATCCGACATATTCGTGCACTACCCGATGCATGAGCCAAAGAAAGGACGCGCAGCCGTCACGAATTTCATGACGGAATTTCGCAACGCCTTTCCCGATCTGAACTTCCGGGGTGTTGGCGATCTCATCGCAGAACGCGACTACGTCGTAGGGCGGTGGGAAGGCGGTGGCACCCACACGGGCCCGGCCTTCAGTGACTTCCGCATGGGCTCGCTCCCCGCTGCTTCGGGTCGGAAGATGAAGTTCGCGGGGACAACAGTGCTTCGCCTGGAACAAGGGCGGATTGCCGAGGAGTTGGGGCAAGAAGATGCGTTGAGCGCCATGCTTCAGCTCGGTCTAATTCGTATGCCCGAACCGGATGTGCCTCCGGCGAGGCCCGGCGGCGCGCTGCCACCCGGGTGGAACAATTTGTCGGGATTTCCGAAGGCCGCCGGCTGA
- a CDS encoding ABC transporter substrate-binding protein: MSLSRRQIVAAIPAAALAAGLPRDRAIAEDGRKVVTFWFGQANSDGQAALRNDLVEAFNASQDKYLLQLEVKGAAVNNLLKVALVAGNGPDIVQTAGPAYLTAIANAGQVLALDDFAEKYKWRERFLPALLNTSVYGGKLYALPRDYESMHLFYNKELFSQNGWKLPTNRAEFEQVSDAALAKGIIPFGAGNADWKGVNEWLMTVFINNVAGPDNVRKALAGELPWTAPPFVEAVDLSKAWFNKGYFGKNYFSLTIEQSFLQVVNGKAAMALSGTWSFGTKSYGMSKPDTVMDVAPVPSLGAAVTGPLVHLACGATLSIAKNSQNPEGAAAVFDFMLSRRFYETMNRDWPGKWALPVKDLPPDMLKGIGYPLFEKTIAGLHDAFGKGQYGFTTWTFWPGATNSYLIEGIEQVWLNKITTDAYLGRMQTLFSQEAKEGKVPPLPPRTA, encoded by the coding sequence ATGTCATTGTCCCGACGCCAAATCGTTGCCGCCATTCCCGCCGCCGCGCTCGCAGCCGGCCTGCCGCGCGACCGCGCGATCGCCGAGGACGGGCGCAAGGTGGTGACGTTCTGGTTCGGACAGGCGAATTCGGACGGTCAGGCCGCGCTGCGCAACGATCTGGTCGAGGCCTTCAACGCCTCGCAGGACAAGTATCTGCTGCAGCTCGAGGTCAAGGGTGCCGCGGTCAACAACCTCCTGAAGGTCGCGCTGGTGGCGGGCAATGGTCCCGACATCGTGCAGACCGCCGGCCCCGCCTATCTCACCGCGATCGCCAATGCCGGCCAAGTGCTTGCGCTCGACGACTTTGCCGAAAAATACAAATGGAGGGAGCGCTTCCTGCCGGCGCTGCTGAACACCAGCGTCTACGGTGGAAAACTCTACGCGCTGCCGCGCGATTACGAGTCGATGCACCTGTTCTACAACAAGGAATTGTTCAGCCAGAACGGCTGGAAGCTGCCGACCAACCGCGCCGAATTCGAACAGGTCTCGGACGCAGCACTGGCGAAGGGCATCATTCCGTTCGGCGCCGGCAACGCCGACTGGAAAGGCGTCAACGAATGGCTGATGACGGTCTTCATCAATAACGTTGCCGGCCCCGACAACGTCCGCAAGGCGCTGGCGGGCGAGCTACCCTGGACCGCACCGCCCTTCGTCGAGGCCGTCGATCTGTCGAAGGCATGGTTCAACAAGGGATATTTCGGCAAGAATTATTTCTCGCTGACGATCGAGCAGAGCTTTCTGCAGGTCGTGAACGGCAAGGCCGCGATGGCGCTGAGCGGCACGTGGTCGTTTGGGACCAAATCCTATGGGATGTCGAAGCCCGACACGGTGATGGACGTCGCGCCGGTGCCCTCCCTCGGAGCGGCTGTCACCGGGCCACTGGTTCATCTCGCCTGCGGCGCAACGCTCTCGATCGCAAAGAACTCGCAGAACCCGGAAGGGGCTGCCGCCGTGTTCGACTTCATGCTGTCGCGGAGATTCTATGAGACCATGAATCGCGACTGGCCGGGCAAGTGGGCCTTGCCGGTCAAGGATCTTCCGCCCGACATGCTCAAGGGCATCGGCTATCCGCTGTTCGAGAAAACGATCGCGGGCCTGCATGACGCATTCGGAAAGGGACAATACGGCTTCACGACCTGGACGTTCTGGCCCGGCGCCACCAACAGCTACCTGATCGAGGGCATCGAGCAGGTTTGGCTCAACAAGATCACGACGGATGCCTATCTCGGCCGCATGCAGACGCTCTTCAGCCAGGAAGCAAAGGAAGGCAAGGTGCCGCCGCTTCCGCCGCGCACCGCCTGA
- a CDS encoding acetolactate synthase large subunit — protein sequence MKGSDLLVAALENEGVDRIFGVPGEENLDVVESLRRSSIELVVTRHEQPAAFLAATYGRLTGKPGVALSTLGPGALNLVTGAAYGLLGGMPMVLITGQKAIRQSRQAHFQIVDVVGTMRPLTKQSQQIVSASAIPTLVRNAFRIAAEERPGPVHLELPEDVAAEEAGDVPLVPAHAAELPVPSPEAIARAAELILAAKCPLLMFGAGASRPQLAPALSDFVRRVRIPFFNTQMGKGAVGGASDFYLGTAALSERDYVHQAIDRADLIVTIGHETVEKPPFLMARGRHQVIHIGFVPATVEEVYFPQAEVIGDIARGLDLLGARLEGKLQMSPDWVALRKEILDHITDRAEEDRFPLTPQRVVHDVRQVMPPDGIVALDNGMYKIWFARNYRTDVANTLLLDNALATMGAGLPSGMMAALLYPKRRVLVVAGDGGFMMNSQELETARRLKLNLVVLIIEDHAYGMIRWKQAVDGFADFGLTFGNPDFVAYAASYGARGRRVTASSGLVPALEQAFSEGGVQLVAVPIDYSENVRVLVDELRHMQD from the coding sequence ATGAAGGGATCGGATCTTCTTGTCGCGGCGCTCGAGAACGAGGGCGTCGATCGAATCTTCGGCGTGCCCGGGGAGGAGAATCTCGACGTCGTCGAAAGCCTGCGGCGCTCGTCCATTGAGCTCGTGGTGACACGCCACGAGCAGCCGGCCGCTTTCCTCGCCGCCACCTATGGCCGGCTGACGGGAAAACCGGGGGTCGCGCTCTCCACGCTCGGCCCCGGCGCGCTCAACCTCGTCACCGGTGCGGCCTACGGGCTGCTCGGCGGCATGCCGATGGTCTTGATCACGGGCCAGAAGGCCATTCGTCAAAGCCGGCAGGCGCATTTTCAGATCGTCGACGTGGTGGGCACGATGCGGCCACTGACAAAACAGTCGCAGCAGATCGTGAGCGCCTCAGCGATTCCAACCCTGGTCCGCAATGCCTTCCGCATCGCCGCCGAGGAGCGTCCGGGCCCGGTGCATCTCGAACTGCCCGAAGACGTTGCCGCGGAAGAAGCCGGCGATGTGCCGCTGGTGCCGGCGCATGCCGCGGAGCTGCCGGTTCCGTCGCCGGAAGCGATCGCGCGCGCAGCCGAACTGATCCTGGCCGCGAAATGTCCGCTTCTGATGTTCGGCGCCGGCGCCAGCCGCCCGCAGCTCGCGCCGGCGCTGTCCGATTTCGTGCGCCGCGTCCGCATCCCCTTCTTCAACACCCAGATGGGCAAGGGCGCCGTCGGCGGCGCGTCGGATTTTTATCTGGGTACCGCCGCCTTGAGCGAACGCGATTACGTTCACCAGGCGATCGATCGCGCCGATCTCATCGTGACCATCGGCCACGAGACGGTCGAGAAGCCGCCGTTCCTGATGGCGCGCGGGCGGCACCAGGTCATTCATATCGGCTTCGTGCCGGCGACCGTCGAGGAGGTATATTTCCCCCAGGCCGAAGTCATCGGCGACATCGCCAGGGGACTGGATCTGCTCGGCGCCCGGCTCGAAGGCAAACTGCAGATGAGCCCGGACTGGGTCGCCTTGCGCAAGGAGATCCTGGATCACATCACCGATCGCGCGGAAGAGGATCGCTTCCCCCTGACGCCGCAGCGCGTCGTGCACGACGTCCGGCAGGTGATGCCGCCCGACGGCATCGTCGCGCTCGACAACGGCATGTACAAGATCTGGTTCGCGCGCAACTACCGCACCGACGTCGCCAACACGCTGCTGCTCGACAACGCGCTGGCGACGATGGGCGCGGGCCTGCCCTCCGGAATGATGGCGGCGCTGCTCTACCCGAAGCGCCGGGTGCTGGTGGTGGCGGGCGACGGCGGCTTCATGATGAACAGCCAGGAGCTCGAAACCGCGCGGCGGCTGAAACTCAATCTCGTGGTGCTGATCATCGAGGATCACGCCTACGGCATGATCCGCTGGAAGCAGGCCGTCGACGGTTTTGCCGATTTTGGTCTTACCTTCGGCAATCCCGATTTTGTCGCCTACGCCGCTTCCTACGGCGCCAGGGGCCGGCGGGTCACTGCGTCATCGGGGCTGGTGCCGGCGCTGGAGCAAGCGTTTTCCGAAGGCGGCGTGCAGCTGGTCGCCGTCCCCATCGACTACAGCGAAAACGTGCGCGTGCTGGTCGACGAACTCCGGCACATGCAGGATTAG